In Labilibaculum sp. DW002, the genomic window TTGCGTGAACTGATGACCTTCCTTCCATCAAACAATATGGAAGATCCACCGATAAAACCATGTACTGATAATATCCATCGTGAGGATGAAAAGTTACAAAACATAGTACCTGTCGATCCTAACAAACCTTATAATATCAAGGACATTATTGAAACCGTTGTTGATGATAAAAACTTCTTTGAATTAATGCCACTTTATGCACAAAACATCACGACAGGTTTTGCGCGATTGGGTGGACAACCAGTTGGTATTGTTGCCAATAACCCAGCTTTCTTAGCCGGAGTTTTAGATATCGATTCATCAACTAAAGCAGCTCGATTTGTTCGCTTCTGCGATGCTTTTAATATCCCTCTTGTTACTTTTGTAGATGTACCAGGTTTCTTACCAGGAACAGAACAGGAGTATGGTGGTATTATTAAGCATGGTGCAAAGCTTTTATATGCTTTTGCTGAAGCTACAGTGCCAAAAATCACATTAATTACTCGTAAAGCCTATGGTGGGGCATACGATGTGATGGCTTCGAAACATATTGGTGCTGATATTAACTACGCTTTCCCAACTGGTGAAATTGCTGTAATGGGTGCCGAAGGTGCTGTAAATATTGTAAGTAAGAACTTAAGCGATGAAGAGAGAGCTGCGGCTATTGAGGATTATCGTGACAAATTTGCAAATCCCTACAAGGCGGCTGAAATGGGTTATATCGATGAAGTGATTCAACCCAAGCAAAGTCGTTATAAATTGATTCAAGCATTGGAAATGTGTCGCAATAAGAGTGAACACAACCCACCCAAAAAACACGGAAATATTCCATTGTAAATCGGTTTCAGATTGATAAATATAGAAAGCACATCCCAAGTCGGTTGTGCTTTCTTTTTTTAATCACACCAATAGTAATACAGCGTAAATACTTACGTGGATCGAAATTTTAATCTCCTTCACTACCCTGTTATCACTAGTGCAAACCATTGAGATCTAAGATGAAAACATTTTCGATACCTAAAAACTAGCTGTACATAAATACTAAACAAAAAGCTAACATACTGATAACCTATTTTCTTAAATAATGACGTAAATTTAGTTGTATTAACTAGTAAACTTAAATTTATGAATCAGAAAAACGAAGAACTTAGAGATGTTTGCCACGAAGCATTGGTTTGCCTTAACAAACCAGGAAACTCAGCTTACGATGAAGTAAAAGCAAAACTAGAGTATGTTATCGCCAGTTATAATAACGACAAAAACCCTGTTGGATTATACGAAATTGGAAACATGGCTCTTACTGCCTTAGAAGAAATTAGCTCAGAAAAACCACGAAAAGTAAAAAAAGCACTTTTAAAAGACCTTAAAGAAAGCTTACTACAAGAAGTCTAAGCTTGATAATTTAAAAACAAAAAAAAGCGCCTGTTTTGAATAGAACAGGCGCTTTTGTATTTAAGTAAACGAACTAAAAACGATAACCAGCTTTCTGTATTTCTTTTAAATTCTGGATAGGATTATTTGGTTTTAGCTGCTTGGCTAAGAACTTGTAAATCTTCACTCGAATTTCCTTTGCCTTTTTCGTATCCATCCTATCAAAAGAATGCCCTCCGGGAACAGCTTGGTAAATTTCATACTCGAACTTCTTTCCATCTGCTTTAAGCGATTTAAT contains:
- a CDS encoding acyl-CoA carboxylase subunit beta, with translation MLTLEDKIKRFEELSKKAELGGGEERIAKHHAGGKKTARERILDLMDPDTFTEIDKMVTHRSTDFGMEKNKILGDGVVSGYGKIDGRLCYVFAQDFTVFGGSLSRSNADKIVKVTKLAMKMGAPIIGLNDSGGARIQEGVQSLAGYADIFYQNVRGSGVIPQISAIMGPCAGGAVYSPALTDFIMMVKDTSYMFVTGPDVIKTVTHEEVTKEELGGAITHNSKSGVAHLVADDDEQAMMMLRELMTFLPSNNMEDPPIKPCTDNIHREDEKLQNIVPVDPNKPYNIKDIIETVVDDKNFFELMPLYAQNITTGFARLGGQPVGIVANNPAFLAGVLDIDSSTKAARFVRFCDAFNIPLVTFVDVPGFLPGTEQEYGGIIKHGAKLLYAFAEATVPKITLITRKAYGGAYDVMASKHIGADINYAFPTGEIAVMGAEGAVNIVSKNLSDEERAAAIEDYRDKFANPYKAAEMGYIDEVIQPKQSRYKLIQALEMCRNKSEHNPPKKHGNIPL